One region of bacterium genomic DNA includes:
- a CDS encoding radical SAM protein, producing MGTCVNCKKSSSTISETLGVCLNCIKRDWKRVKPKIEEVHQNVRKSFGFDKGVVSTSLKTGRKLVKCTQCVNKCEIYAGGHGYCKIKENRNGKLVSRGYGFLDWYFDSLPTNCVADWVCPGNLAYGYKNLAVFYRACNFDCLFCQNWHFRQGLGKEIKPEQLASNIDPETYCICYFGGDPTPQIQHVVKTSELALKKGIRICLETNGSLNPKLLSKIAKISFESGGCIKFDLKAFDERLNFALCGVTNKQTFTNFANLASLTYDKPTTPFLIASTLLVPGYVDTQEVSNIAQFIASLNPDIPYSLLAFSPCFLMSDLPRTSRAHAEAALKIAKKVGLKRVHIGNMHLLSDSEYSF from the coding sequence GTGGGTACTTGTGTAAACTGTAAAAAGAGCTCATCTACTATTTCTGAAACCTTAGGGGTGTGTCTTAATTGTATAAAAAGAGATTGGAAAAGAGTGAAACCAAAGATTGAAGAAGTACACCAAAATGTAAGAAAGTCATTTGGATTTGATAAAGGAGTAGTGTCTACTTCACTTAAAACTGGACGTAAATTGGTAAAATGCACTCAATGTGTAAATAAATGCGAGATTTATGCTGGAGGGCATGGGTATTGCAAAATCAAAGAGAATAGAAATGGTAAACTTGTAAGCCGTGGCTACGGATTCCTTGACTGGTATTTTGATTCACTGCCAACAAACTGTGTTGCAGACTGGGTATGTCCGGGTAATTTAGCTTATGGATATAAGAATCTCGCTGTCTTTTACAGAGCATGTAACTTTGATTGTTTATTTTGCCAGAATTGGCATTTCCGTCAAGGGTTGGGAAAAGAGATAAAACCTGAACAGCTTGCAAGTAATATTGACCCAGAAACTTATTGTATCTGTTACTTTGGAGGCGACCCAACACCTCAAATTCAGCATGTTGTTAAAACATCTGAACTTGCATTAAAGAAGGGGATTCGGATATGTTTGGAGACGAACGGCAGTTTGAACCCCAAATTACTGTCTAAAATAGCAAAAATATCGTTTGAGTCAGGTGGCTGTATAAAGTTTGACTTGAAGGCTTTTGATGAGAGACTAAATTTTGCTTTGTGTGGAGTTACAAATAAACAAACTTTTACTAACTTTGCTAACCTTGCATCACTAACCTATGACAAACCTACCACACCATTCCTTATAGCATCTACTCTCCTTGTCCCAGGGTATGTTGATACGCAAGAAGTAAGTAATATTGCTCAATTTATTGCTTCGTTAAACCCAGATATCCCTTACTCTCTACTTGCTTTTTCACCTTGCTTTCTAATGAGTGATCTGCCCAGAACAAGCAGAGCCCACGCTGAGGCTGCATTAAAAATTGCAAAAAAGGTAGGATTAAAAAGAGTGCATATAGGGAATATGCATCTCTTATCTGATTCGGAATACTCCTTTTAA
- a CDS encoding iron-containing alcohol dehydrogenase has product MMNFEHYSPTKIIFGTGKLKKLAEFLPSHLKRVLIVTGKRSSKENGSLSSLQTSLRKLNRLYFLFDGVEQNPSTQTVDKGTYVARKEKVDAVIGLGGGSPMDVAKCIALLTNNAGKIEDYIGGKEPQNTPVPIIEIPTTAGTGSEVTQYAVLTNPKSYTKAGYSNSYLFPSIAILDPELTISMPYKVTVNTGIDALTHAIEGYLSTQATPISDTLALESIKIIKEYLPKVAVNGKDIMARTHMLYGSMVAGLVIAQTKTIILHALGYPLTTFYNIPHGRANGALLPYVLEFLKDVQDKKISKIIEMFGGKDLDIIKSFVNELGISIHLSDYGITQDGIPGFVKDVKGRVNLKVTPKKVLQEDISNLYKQAL; this is encoded by the coding sequence ATGATGAATTTTGAACATTACTCACCTACCAAAATAATATTTGGAACAGGCAAACTTAAAAAGTTAGCAGAGTTTTTACCATCTCATCTAAAAAGAGTCCTTATAGTCACAGGTAAGCGCTCATCTAAAGAAAACGGCTCACTCTCTTCACTTCAAACTTCTCTTAGAAAGCTTAACCGACTGTACTTTTTATTTGATGGAGTAGAACAAAATCCGAGCACTCAAACTGTGGATAAAGGAACTTATGTTGCAAGAAAAGAAAAAGTTGATGCTGTAATTGGACTTGGAGGCGGTAGTCCAATGGATGTTGCTAAATGCATTGCTCTGCTCACAAACAATGCAGGCAAAATAGAAGATTATATAGGAGGAAAGGAGCCTCAAAACACACCTGTTCCCATTATAGAAATACCTACTACTGCTGGAACTGGCTCTGAAGTGACCCAATATGCAGTACTTACAAATCCCAAGTCTTACACTAAAGCTGGGTACTCAAATTCTTACCTTTTTCCATCAATTGCTATACTTGACCCGGAGCTCACAATTTCAATGCCATACAAAGTCACTGTGAATACAGGTATAGATGCACTTACTCATGCAATTGAGGGCTACCTGTCAACTCAAGCAACCCCAATCTCAGATACACTTGCACTTGAGTCTATCAAGATAATAAAGGAATATCTTCCAAAAGTGGCTGTAAATGGAAAAGATATAATGGCAAGAACCCATATGCTTTATGGCTCTATGGTTGCTGGTTTAGTGATAGCACAAACAAAGACTATAATATTACATGCACTCGGCTACCCACTTACTACATTTTATAATATACCACATGGGAGAGCAAATGGTGCTTTACTACCTTATGTTTTGGAATTCTTGAAAGATGTACAAGACAAAAAAATATCAAAAATTATTGAGATGTTTGGTGGAAAAGATTTAGATATAATTAAATCTTTTGTGAATGAGCTTGGCATATCTATTCACCTAAGCGATTATGGGATAACTCAAGATGGTATACCAGGATTTGTTAAAGATGTGAAGGGGAGGGTGAACCTAAAAGTAACACCAAAGAAAGTGCTCCAAGAAGACATATCAAATCTTTACAAACAAGCACTATAA
- a CDS encoding helix-turn-helix domain-containing protein: MQDFWPKLTEKAVKRFEIFIEVKQKKMTLYQASLELGLSYRHTRRLYKRYKIKGIMGLAFQRTHT, encoded by the coding sequence ATGCAAGACTTTTGGCCAAAGCTCACAGAAAAAGCTGTGAAAAGATTTGAGATATTCATAGAAGTGAAGCAAAAAAAGATGACCCTATACCAGGCTTCTTTAGAACTCGGACTCTCATACAGACATACAAGACGACTCTATAAACGATACAAAATAAAGGGAATTATGGGATTGGCTTTCCAGAGAACACACAC
- a CDS encoding radical SAM protein produces MKVNEIFKSIQGESIFQGLPCIFVRLTGCNLRCSYCDTKYAYEEGDEISVDEIICEIGKYDCKLIEITGGEPLLQPEVYDLSYKLLALDYKILVDTNGSIPVERLAPEIIRILDIKCPGSGMSDRMYWDNLKNLRHTDEIKFVCSDKQDYEWAKSIVKKYSLPEKVDVVSFSPAFGRISPASLAEWIMVDNLNVRLQLQLHKYIGLK; encoded by the coding sequence ATGAAAGTTAATGAGATATTTAAGTCAATCCAAGGGGAGTCTATATTTCAAGGGCTTCCCTGTATTTTTGTGCGACTTACTGGCTGCAACTTACGTTGCTCCTATTGTGATACTAAATATGCATATGAAGAGGGAGATGAAATTTCAGTAGATGAAATTATCTGTGAAATAGGGAAATACGATTGTAAGCTTATCGAAATTACTGGAGGCGAGCCTCTATTACAGCCAGAAGTTTATGATTTAAGTTATAAGCTATTAGCACTGGACTATAAGATACTGGTTGATACAAACGGTTCTATACCTGTGGAAAGATTAGCTCCTGAGATAATTAGGATACTAGACATAAAGTGCCCAGGTTCTGGGATGTCAGATAGGATGTACTGGGATAATCTTAAAAATTTGAGGCACACAGACGAAATAAAGTTTGTTTGCTCTGACAAACAAGATTATGAATGGGCAAAATCTATTGTTAAAAAGTATTCACTACCTGAGAAAGTAGATGTTGTTTCATTTTCACCAGCTTTTGGTAGAATTTCACCTGCATCACTCGCTGAATGGATAATGGTGGACAACTTAAATGTCCGTCTGCAATTACAGCTCCATAAATATATAGGACTCAAATGA
- a CDS encoding DUF5655 domain-containing protein, which produces MGEEILIKDGVRYRFWGYDKGEDKLERIVINHYKEIFGENSLCFGKREIKTKAGIGTIPDGFVIDIDSKKWYIVEVELAEHGYNHIHSQLSKFQRAYKKPETRSKLADAFYKDIENDVKKKSLFTSKGIGEVYKCLSDIVQSEPIIALIVDEDTEEVTEAGEDYKAEIIKFKTFVRQGTEKAEKPVYIHSFKPLYISLEIEKPRKKKIKKEAEIYSEAGHLMTALPEIKALYEKLKSSLLEIDPDVKIRPVKHYVGFISKTNFIDIHIQKKALKIWLNMKKGELNDPKGLFRDVSRIGHWGNGDYELRIQDDKDIEYITSLAQQSYRKNSK; this is translated from the coding sequence ATGGGTGAGGAGATATTGATTAAAGATGGTGTGAGATATAGGTTTTGGGGTTATGATAAGGGTGAGGATAAATTAGAGAGAATAGTTATAAACCATTACAAAGAAATTTTTGGGGAAAACTCGCTATGTTTTGGTAAACGAGAGATAAAAACAAAAGCTGGTATAGGAACGATACCGGATGGTTTTGTGATAGATATTGACTCTAAGAAATGGTACATCGTAGAAGTTGAACTTGCAGAGCATGGTTATAATCATATTCATTCTCAATTAAGTAAGTTTCAAAGAGCTTATAAAAAGCCTGAAACACGAAGTAAACTTGCAGATGCTTTTTATAAAGATATTGAAAATGACGTAAAGAAAAAGTCCTTATTTACCTCAAAAGGAATCGGAGAAGTGTACAAATGCTTATCAGATATCGTGCAATCTGAGCCAATTATAGCTCTTATAGTAGATGAAGATACAGAAGAGGTGACAGAAGCAGGTGAGGATTATAAAGCAGAGATTATTAAATTCAAGACTTTTGTGAGGCAAGGTACTGAAAAAGCAGAAAAACCTGTTTATATACATTCGTTTAAGCCACTTTATATCAGTTTAGAGATTGAAAAACCACGTAAGAAAAAGATTAAAAAGGAGGCAGAAATTTATTCGGAAGCAGGACATTTGATGACAGCACTTCCAGAAATAAAAGCATTGTATGAAAAACTTAAATCTTCATTGTTAGAGATAGACCCTGATGTTAAGATTAGACCGGTAAAACACTATGTTGGATTTATAAGCAAAACAAACTTTATTGACATTCATATTCAGAAAAAAGCTTTGAAGATTTGGCTAAATATGAAAAAGGGAGAATTAAATGACCCCAAAGGTTTATTTAGAGATGTATCACGCATCGGTCATTGGGGGAATGGAGATTACGAATTAAGAATACAGGATGATAAAGATATTGAATATATAACGAGTTTAGCCCAACAATCTTATAGGAAGAACTCAAAATGA
- a CDS encoding exonuclease domain-containing protein, which yields MKRNKIKTIGEHIGLPLPEVTFVFLDVETTGLHPQYGDRICEIGLVKTENGKIADSYTTLINPHRPISPGAFMANGITADMVKDAPSFNEIVGEVLKFIDSAVIVAHNAPFDLNFIGSHLHNLRIPFPGNPVIDTLTLARAYYHFPGNGLLKIANYLGINTRDSHRALGDARITSKIFHIFVNDFKRMRVATLHDLLELQGGSFVFPTYGEIILPPEIEESLKCNKKLKIRYISAYGEETVRTIKPVDIIPYQDYTYLIAHCLLRNERRTFRLDRILEIKLEVK from the coding sequence ATGAAAAGAAATAAAATAAAAACAATAGGCGAACACATAGGGTTGCCGCTACCAGAGGTTACTTTTGTCTTCCTTGATGTAGAGACTACCGGGTTACATCCTCAGTATGGAGACCGTATATGCGAGATTGGGTTAGTAAAAACTGAAAACGGTAAAATTGCTGATTCTTACACTACACTGATAAATCCTCACAGACCTATTTCTCCCGGTGCCTTTATGGCGAATGGAATAACTGCTGATATGGTCAAAGATGCACCATCATTTAATGAGATAGTGGGTGAGGTATTAAAATTTATTGATAGTGCAGTAATTGTAGCTCATAATGCACCATTTGATTTAAACTTTATTGGCTCACATTTACATAACCTGCGAATCCCTTTTCCTGGCAACCCTGTAATTGACACTCTTACATTAGCGCGTGCATACTATCATTTTCCTGGGAACGGATTATTAAAAATTGCCAATTACTTAGGTATAAATACTCGTGATTCCCATAGGGCACTTGGAGATGCAAGGATAACGAGTAAAATCTTTCATATATTTGTTAATGATTTTAAGAGAATGAGAGTAGCTACACTCCACGATTTGTTAGAGTTGCAAGGTGGCTCATTTGTATTTCCTACATATGGTGAAATAATACTGCCACCTGAAATAGAGGAATCTCTTAAGTGTAACAAAAAGCTTAAAATTAGGTACATCTCAGCTTATGGAGAAGAGACTGTTCGTACTATAAAACCTGTTGATATAATACCCTATCAGGATTATACTTACCTTATAGCACACTGTCTTTTAAGGAATGAGCGTCGCACTTTTCGGTTAGATAGAATTTTAGAGATAAAATTGGAGGTAAAATGA
- a CDS encoding NAD(P)H-hydrate dehydratase, with product MKLVTPDEMKEIDRKAIRELGIPGVVLMENAGLGLFEIIQEEFGEIKDLKVGIVCGEGNNGGDGFVLARHLLNNGATVSIFLLGKSQRIKGDAGINLNILLNTGFKIKELTTKKDVQIFVSECKQFTLLVDAIFGTGFKGKVNGIDAEVINAMNESGVPILAVDVPSGLNAYDGSIEGICVNADFTGTMCLPKRGLFLYPGKDYAGDIYVIDIGVPPSLYKHINLELLESSELRSLLPYRPCNSNKGTFGRVFVLAGSRGMTGAASLTAMSALKIGAGLVRLGIPKSLNPILEEKVTEVITVPLPESPDATLTISGVKEIMQEIDKADVIAIGPGLLTHPDTNMLIRNLVPKIRIPLVIDADGINNLTFEDIRKIKAPTVITPHPGELSRLTRLTIPDIQKARIDKAFHFAKVLEITFVLKGAPTIIASEGIGYLNPTGNSGLASAGSGDVLTGMIAGLLAQGLKPVNAARLGVYLHGLAGDIAAKKLTEYSMIASDVMNAIPEAIKELMEGE from the coding sequence ATGAAACTTGTAACACCTGATGAGATGAAAGAGATAGACAGAAAGGCAATTAGAGAACTTGGAATTCCGGGCGTCGTTCTTATGGAGAATGCAGGACTTGGCCTATTTGAGATAATTCAGGAAGAATTTGGTGAAATAAAAGATTTAAAAGTTGGCATAGTTTGTGGTGAAGGTAACAATGGAGGAGACGGATTTGTGCTTGCTCGTCATTTATTAAATAATGGCGCAACTGTATCTATTTTTCTTTTGGGCAAATCTCAAAGAATAAAAGGAGATGCAGGTATTAATCTTAATATCTTGCTAAATACGGGTTTCAAAATTAAAGAATTAACTACTAAAAAAGACGTTCAAATATTTGTAAGTGAGTGCAAACAGTTTACTCTCCTTGTAGATGCAATATTTGGGACAGGATTTAAAGGGAAAGTGAATGGAATAGACGCAGAAGTGATAAATGCTATGAATGAATCTGGCGTCCCTATTCTTGCAGTTGATGTTCCATCAGGTTTAAATGCTTATGATGGCAGTATAGAAGGAATTTGTGTAAATGCAGATTTTACAGGCACAATGTGTCTACCTAAGAGAGGATTATTTCTGTATCCTGGTAAAGATTATGCAGGTGATATTTATGTGATTGATATAGGGGTACCCCCTTCATTATATAAGCATATAAATTTAGAACTACTTGAGTCATCCGAATTACGCTCTTTACTTCCTTATAGGCCTTGTAATTCTAACAAAGGCACATTTGGGCGTGTATTTGTGCTTGCAGGCTCGCGTGGTATGACGGGAGCTGCATCACTTACAGCAATGTCTGCTCTAAAGATAGGGGCAGGACTTGTTCGGCTCGGCATTCCTAAATCTCTCAATCCAATACTTGAGGAAAAAGTAACAGAAGTAATCACAGTGCCACTTCCAGAGAGCCCTGATGCGACACTTACAATTAGTGGAGTTAAAGAGATAATGCAAGAGATAGACAAGGCGGATGTAATTGCGATAGGACCCGGCTTATTAACTCATCCCGATACTAATATGCTAATTAGAAATTTGGTTCCAAAAATTAGAATCCCGCTTGTAATTGATGCCGATGGTATAAATAATTTAACATTTGAAGATATAAGGAAAATTAAAGCCCCTACAGTTATTACACCGCATCCGGGTGAACTTTCAAGGCTTACAAGGCTTACAATACCAGACATCCAAAAAGCACGGATTGACAAAGCATTTCACTTTGCCAAGGTACTGGAGATAACTTTTGTCCTTAAGGGTGCACCTACTATAATAGCATCTGAAGGCATAGGTTATCTAAATCCAACTGGCAATTCTGGACTCGCATCAGCTGGTTCCGGTGATGTGTTAACAGGTATGATAGCAGGCTTATTGGCACAGGGACTAAAGCCAGTTAATGCTGCAAGACTTGGAGTCTACCTCCATGGGCTTGCCGGTGATATAGCAGCTAAAAAGCTGACTGAATACTCAATGATAGCAAGCGATGTGATGAATGCTATTCCAGAAGCAATTAAAGAGCTAATGGAAGGAGAATAA
- a CDS encoding 50S ribosome-binding GTPase, which produces MPANLPPQYYEAERRLKSAEGPLEKIEILRTMLAIMPHHKGTDKLQADIRAKIARLNKEMQKKHVISRYTYYIEKEGAAQCLLIGLPNSGKSQLLSVLTRATPEVAPYPFTTTKPIVGMMPFENIQIQLVDTPAINHEFMKKWLKNLMTSANLILLIVDLSDNNIIDGLDLIMKGLEEKMIKILAPTLSDIGYIHKKVLIVGNKKDLQNTAANFDYLRLHLLNKNFGTILPIVAVSAETKEGLQELKSQIYKSLDIIRVYSKEPGEKPDLTDPIVLSKGSTVIDAAIAIHKDFANKLKYARLWGSNKFDGQRVERNYLLKDGDIIEFHI; this is translated from the coding sequence ATGCCTGCTAATTTACCACCCCAATATTACGAAGCTGAAAGACGACTGAAGTCAGCCGAAGGTCCACTTGAAAAGATTGAAATCCTCCGTACTATGCTTGCTATAATGCCACACCATAAAGGGACTGATAAGCTACAAGCAGACATTAGGGCAAAAATTGCTAGACTAAACAAAGAGATGCAAAAAAAGCATGTTATAAGCAGATATACTTACTATATAGAAAAAGAAGGAGCAGCTCAGTGTTTGCTTATTGGATTACCTAATTCAGGTAAGTCTCAACTATTGTCAGTGCTTACTCGTGCTACTCCTGAAGTGGCACCGTATCCATTCACTACCACCAAGCCTATAGTAGGGATGATGCCATTTGAGAATATACAAATACAGCTTGTAGATACACCAGCTATAAACCATGAGTTTATGAAAAAGTGGCTTAAGAATTTAATGACTTCTGCTAACCTTATTTTACTTATAGTGGATTTAAGTGATAATAATATAATAGATGGACTTGATTTAATTATGAAGGGATTGGAAGAGAAGATGATTAAAATTTTAGCCCCAACACTATCTGATATTGGATATATTCACAAAAAAGTGCTCATTGTTGGGAACAAAAAAGACTTACAAAATACCGCTGCAAACTTTGACTACTTGAGGTTGCACCTCTTAAACAAGAATTTTGGAACAATACTTCCTATAGTAGCTGTTTCTGCTGAAACAAAAGAAGGATTACAGGAGTTAAAGAGTCAAATTTATAAGTCATTAGATATTATTAGGGTGTATAGTAAGGAGCCGGGTGAGAAGCCCGATTTAACTGACCCTATTGTCTTAAGTAAAGGGAGTACAGTTATTGATGCTGCTATAGCTATCCATAAAGATTTTGCTAACAAGTTAAAATACGCAAGACTTTGGGGGTCAAATAAATTTGATGGTCAAAGAGTAGAAAGAAACTACTTATTAAAAGATGGTGACATTATAGAGTTTCATATTTAA
- the folE2 gene encoding GTP cyclohydrolase FolE2: protein MRDLQNERDTRKFMIDKVGIKNLKYPIRVFDKREIEQHTVANINMYVSLPREFRGTHMSRFIEILNKYKDTIAMKNMKSILNDIREKFNAESSHLEIEFPYFIEKEAPVSHARSLMEYECKFICSLSKQEGFHFTLGVALPIATLCPCSKELVKKGAHNQRGKMKVFIRSHGFFWIEDLVSLVEGCASTSLYSLLKREDERFVTKYAYDHPVFVEDVVRNVAKKLNKEKEIIWYSVEIESYESIHNHDAYAFIEKK from the coding sequence ATGCGTGACCTACAAAATGAGAGAGATACAAGAAAATTCATGATAGATAAAGTAGGAATTAAAAACTTAAAATATCCGATAAGAGTCTTTGACAAGAGAGAGATAGAACAACATACTGTAGCTAATATTAATATGTATGTATCACTTCCTCGTGAGTTTCGTGGCACTCATATGAGCAGATTCATTGAAATTCTTAATAAATACAAGGATACAATTGCTATGAAAAATATGAAGTCTATTCTAAACGATATAAGGGAGAAATTTAATGCAGAGTCGTCGCATCTTGAGATAGAATTTCCTTATTTTATTGAGAAAGAAGCACCTGTTTCTCATGCAAGAAGTCTAATGGAATACGAGTGTAAATTTATATGCTCACTTTCTAAACAAGAGGGCTTTCATTTTACACTTGGGGTAGCGCTTCCGATAGCTACACTTTGTCCTTGTTCTAAGGAACTTGTGAAGAAAGGGGCACATAATCAGAGGGGTAAGATGAAGGTATTTATTAGGTCGCATGGCTTCTTCTGGATTGAAGACCTCGTGTCACTTGTTGAGGGCTGTGCCTCTACTTCACTTTATTCATTGTTAAAAAGAGAGGATGAGCGTTTTGTTACTAAGTATGCCTACGACCATCCTGTGTTTGTTGAGGATGTAGTTCGTAATGTAGCAAAGAAATTAAATAAAGAGAAAGAAATAATATGGTACTCAGTTGAGATAGAGAGTTACGAGAGTATCCATAATCACGATGCTTATGCATTTATTGAGAAGAAATAA
- the queC gene encoding 7-cyano-7-deazaguanine synthase QueC has protein sequence MKDLAIVLVSGGIDSCVTAAITNKEYELAFLHINYGQRTQTRELKAFNDIANFYKVKHRLICELEHFKRIGGSSLIDLQMEVPIADSNYEGRSGDLPLLIPAKIPSTYVPFRNANLLAVAVSWAEVIGVHKIFIGVVEEDTPGYPDCRKEFYEIFNKVIKIGTKPDSHIEIVTPIIGLHKYEVIKKGIELNAPIHLTWSCYREQKLACGNCDSCIRRLRAFKLAGISDPISYA, from the coding sequence ATGAAGGATTTAGCTATAGTTCTTGTCTCTGGCGGCATTGATAGCTGTGTAACAGCAGCTATAACAAATAAAGAATATGAACTCGCCTTTTTACATATAAATTATGGACAAAGGACACAGACTCGTGAACTTAAAGCATTTAACGATATTGCCAATTTTTACAAAGTTAAACATAGACTTATTTGTGAGTTAGAGCACTTTAAAAGAATAGGCGGTTCAAGTTTGATTGACTTACAAATGGAAGTTCCAATTGCTGATTCAAACTATGAAGGCAGGTCAGGAGACCTGCCTCTACTCATTCCTGCCAAAATTCCTTCAACTTATGTCCCATTTCGGAATGCAAATCTACTTGCTGTTGCAGTCTCTTGGGCAGAGGTGATTGGAGTTCACAAGATATTTATTGGGGTAGTTGAAGAAGATACCCCTGGGTATCCGGATTGTAGGAAAGAATTTTATGAAATATTTAATAAAGTTATTAAGATAGGAACTAAGCCAGATAGCCATATAGAGATAGTGACCCCAATAATTGGGCTGCATAAATATGAGGTTATAAAGAAGGGGATAGAACTTAATGCTCCAATTCACTTAACTTGGTCTTGTTATAGGGAACAGAAATTAGCTTGTGGTAACTGTGATTCTTGCATTCGTAGACTTAGAGCATTTAAACTTGCAGGAATTAGTGACCCAATATCATATGCGTGA
- a CDS encoding aldehyde dehydrogenase family protein yields MEMIIGGKLANKPEKIEVRDPQDDKLIDTVPAADASDVDKAYKAAEKGAITMRKLSTYDRYLILKKTADLLESKVDEFAKTIALEGVKTIREAKKEATRAVNTLTYAAEEAKRIEGEIVHIDADYRREQRFGYWIREPVGIVLAITPYNDPLNMVAHKVGPAIAAGNAVVLKPTYLTPISAIKLGKLLLEAGLPEDAISIITGKASKIGDALIKDPRPRVITFTGGVEAGDEVIRKAGLKKVMMELGSSSAVIVMQDADLGLAVPSIVSGSFWAAGQNCIGVQRLYLHKSIYDKFMQEFIKQTKAYKVGDKLNETTDMGPMITKEEADKVESWVNEAVELGSKIAVGGKRKGNFYWPTILENVPKKAKVVSEEIFGPVVVVFPFKTLDEGVSEANDSKYGLHAAIFTQNLDTAFYAAKELRFGGVMINDSTDFRVDYMPFGGYKYSGLHREGLKFAIDIMTEIKLVAINLSK; encoded by the coding sequence ATGGAAATGATAATAGGTGGGAAATTGGCTAATAAACCTGAAAAAATAGAAGTCAGAGACCCACAAGATGATAAGCTTATAGATACAGTGCCGGCAGCTGATGCTTCAGATGTTGATAAAGCATACAAGGCGGCAGAGAAGGGTGCTATTACAATGAGAAAACTATCAACATACGATAGATATCTAATTCTTAAAAAGACTGCAGACTTATTAGAATCAAAGGTTGATGAATTTGCAAAAACTATTGCACTTGAAGGTGTCAAAACTATAAGAGAAGCAAAAAAGGAAGCGACAAGGGCAGTAAATACATTAACATATGCTGCAGAGGAGGCGAAAAGGATAGAAGGTGAAATAGTCCATATAGATGCTGATTATAGAAGGGAACAGAGGTTTGGTTATTGGATAAGAGAGCCTGTTGGTATAGTGCTTGCTATCACTCCTTACAATGACCCATTAAATATGGTAGCCCATAAAGTAGGACCTGCAATTGCAGCTGGTAATGCAGTTGTGCTGAAACCGACATATCTCACACCTATTTCTGCAATTAAGTTAGGTAAATTGTTGTTGGAAGCTGGGTTACCAGAAGACGCTATTTCTATAATTACTGGGAAAGCATCAAAGATAGGCGATGCCCTTATTAAAGACCCGCGTCCGAGAGTTATAACATTTACTGGTGGAGTGGAGGCAGGTGATGAGGTAATTAGGAAAGCTGGACTTAAAAAAGTTATGATGGAGCTCGGCTCATCCTCTGCTGTTATAGTTATGCAAGATGCAGATTTAGGATTAGCTGTCCCATCTATAGTATCAGGCTCATTTTGGGCTGCCGGCCAAAACTGTATAGGAGTACAAAGACTTTATCTTCATAAGTCAATTTATGACAAATTCATGCAAGAGTTTATCAAACAGACCAAAGCCTATAAAGTAGGAGATAAGCTAAATGAGACCACTGATATGGGACCTATGATTACAAAGGAAGAAGCAGATAAGGTTGAGAGTTGGGTTAATGAGGCAGTTGAGCTTGGTAGTAAGATAGCAGTAGGTGGTAAAAGGAAAGGCAACTTTTACTGGCCTACAATTCTTGAGAATGTGCCCAAGAAAGCAAAAGTAGTCAGTGAAGAGATTTTTGGTCCAGTAGTTGTCGTTTTTCCATTTAAAACTTTAGATGAAGGAGTAAGTGAAGCCAATGATTCTAAATATGGACTACATGCTGCAATTTTTACACAAAATTTAGATACTGCATTCTATGCAGCTAAAGAATTACGGTTCGGCGGTGTTATGATAAATGATTCTACTGATTTCAGAGTTGACTATATGCCATTTGGAGGCTATAAATATTCTGGGTTACATCGTGAAGGGCTTAAGTTTGCAATAGATATAATGACAGAGATAAAATTAGTAGCAATAAATCTATCAAAATAA
- the queD gene encoding 6-carboxytetrahydropterin synthase QueD — translation MWLVSIESKFSAAHQLKGYPGECSGVHGHNFKVKVTVEAAVLKSVGFGMDFRKLNKILNEIIKRLDHKNLNELPEFGAVNPTAENIAKLIWTELKPKIKKSIKLKEVQIWESDTNSVTYYES, via the coding sequence ATGTGGCTTGTAAGTATTGAATCTAAATTTTCAGCTGCCCATCAATTAAAAGGATATCCGGGTGAATGCAGTGGTGTTCACGGCCATAATTTTAAAGTGAAAGTCACAGTTGAAGCAGCTGTGCTTAAAAGTGTAGGTTTTGGGATGGACTTTAGAAAGTTAAATAAGATTCTCAATGAGATAATTAAAAGATTAGACCATAAAAATTTAAATGAACTACCCGAATTTGGAGCTGTCAATCCTACAGCTGAAAATATTGCAAAACTTATATGGACTGAGTTGAAACCCAAAATCAAAAAGTCTATCAAACTAAAAGAAGTCCAAATTTGGGAATCTGATACTAATTCAGTAACTTATTATGAAAGTTAA